The following proteins come from a genomic window of Oricola thermophila:
- a CDS encoding glycosyltransferase family 87 protein yields the protein MIEAFRTGHWLQRDRLLVYPLLLLGIAVAATGYVLATNGGTLPNGSPFGSDFISFWVAAREALAGRPEIPYDAERFAEAQNAIFGDGNFYAFFYPPHYLAYMAPFGALPYYAALAAWMTLSFLASLWVVMTIVGRRIEVALLTLAFPATYLTIAHGQNAFLSAAMFGGALVLLPKRPVLAGILFGLLTFKPQLGLLIPFALLAGGYWRAIMAAAATAILAGLLSALLFGTEPWLLFVEQGAMASQTLRDGLVGWNKMISTYAALRLAGLGHLPAMAVQGFVSLAVATVVFRIWRRAGATSPDLRSALLLVGALAATPFGLNYDLFLLAPAIAFTVAHGMANGFAPWSRTILAAVYVSPLVVFWFMASMVPVAPFVLAVLFVHLAWAASGAGRSVVAARPLTE from the coding sequence AGCGGGACAGGCTCCTTGTCTATCCCCTGCTCTTGCTCGGCATAGCCGTGGCTGCGACCGGGTACGTGCTGGCGACAAATGGCGGCACCTTGCCGAATGGATCGCCCTTCGGTTCCGATTTCATCAGCTTCTGGGTGGCGGCACGGGAGGCCCTCGCCGGGCGGCCGGAGATACCCTACGACGCAGAGCGTTTCGCCGAAGCGCAGAACGCGATCTTCGGGGACGGCAATTTCTACGCCTTCTTCTATCCGCCACACTACCTTGCCTACATGGCGCCGTTTGGTGCCCTTCCCTACTACGCGGCCCTGGCCGCCTGGATGACTCTCAGTTTCCTTGCCTCGCTCTGGGTTGTCATGACCATTGTCGGCCGACGGATCGAGGTGGCATTGCTGACACTGGCTTTCCCGGCCACGTATCTGACGATCGCTCATGGCCAGAACGCCTTTCTTTCGGCCGCGATGTTCGGCGGTGCGCTTGTGCTGCTGCCGAAACGACCGGTGTTGGCAGGAATATTGTTCGGGCTGCTGACGTTCAAGCCGCAGCTCGGGCTGCTGATACCGTTCGCCCTACTGGCCGGCGGTTACTGGCGCGCGATCATGGCGGCGGCAGCGACCGCCATCCTTGCCGGATTGCTGTCCGCTTTGCTGTTCGGTACGGAGCCGTGGCTCCTTTTTGTCGAACAGGGAGCGATGGCGTCGCAAACGCTTCGTGACGGCCTTGTCGGTTGGAACAAGATGATCTCGACCTATGCCGCATTGCGGCTTGCCGGTCTCGGACACCTCCCGGCCATGGCTGTCCAGGGATTTGTTTCACTTGCCGTGGCAACGGTCGTCTTCCGCATTTGGCGCCGTGCCGGCGCCACATCTCCGGACTTGCGTTCCGCGCTCCTGCTTGTCGGAGCCCTGGCTGCCACGCCGTTCGGACTGAACTACGACCTGTTCCTGTTGGCGCCGGCAATTGCTTTCACCGTCGCGCATGGCATGGCGAACGGTTTCGCGCCATGGTCAAGAACGATACTTGCCGCGGTCTACGTGTCTCCGCTGGTCGTGTTCTGGTTCATGGCGAGCATGGTGCCCGTGGCGCCGTTCGTTCTGGCCGTTCTATTCGTTCATCTAGCGTGGGCGGCGTCAGGCGCCGGTCGCAGCGTCGTCGCCGCAAGGCCGCTCACGGAATGA